The following proteins come from a genomic window of Pseudomonas hygromyciniae:
- a CDS encoding acyl-CoA dehydrogenase family protein gives MSFLSVPELLQRAAVLLPQIAEGAAERERTRQLPHEQIRQLAAARLLTLRIPQRYGGSESSVREVVQFVIDLAAVDSNIAQSLRPSFAFIESLLVQKSEAERQLWFAHYLQGEVFGNAGWEIGGANGQVSARIVPEGEHFRANGSKYYSTGALYADWVSAVALDENEEPVSFVVPRDREGLELVDDFDAMGQRLTASGTTRLNNVLVRREEIRTRVVEEGQRSIITPFLQLFLGAVQAGIARNALNDAVAFTKEHARPIKHSSASRSVDDPYVAFSVGEISARAFAAEAVVLRAADRIDAAWAKGLDHQSVTRAAIDVAQAQYITAESALKAAELLFDVGGASTTGRSHNLDRHWRNARTVANHNPRHWKAAVVGAYRLKDTEPPTSGLF, from the coding sequence ATGAGCTTTTTGTCCGTGCCAGAGCTGTTGCAACGTGCCGCTGTGTTATTGCCACAGATCGCCGAGGGCGCCGCCGAACGCGAGCGCACCCGGCAACTGCCCCATGAGCAGATCCGCCAACTGGCCGCAGCACGCCTGTTGACCCTGCGCATTCCCCAGCGTTACGGCGGCAGCGAGTCCAGCGTGCGCGAGGTGGTGCAGTTCGTGATCGACCTGGCGGCGGTGGATTCCAATATCGCCCAGTCCTTGCGCCCCAGCTTTGCCTTTATCGAGAGCTTGCTGGTGCAAAAGTCCGAAGCCGAGCGCCAGTTATGGTTTGCCCACTACCTGCAAGGCGAGGTGTTCGGCAACGCCGGCTGGGAAATCGGTGGCGCCAACGGCCAGGTCAGCGCGCGGATTGTGCCCGAGGGCGAACACTTTCGCGCCAATGGCAGCAAGTACTACAGCACTGGCGCGCTGTACGCCGATTGGGTCAGTGCAGTGGCACTGGATGAAAACGAGGAACCGGTTTCGTTCGTCGTGCCCCGCGACCGCGAAGGCCTGGAACTGGTGGATGATTTCGACGCCATGGGCCAGCGCCTGACCGCCAGCGGCACCACGCGCCTGAACAACGTACTGGTGCGCCGCGAGGAAATCCGCACGCGGGTGGTGGAGGAAGGCCAGCGTTCGATCATCACCCCATTCCTGCAACTGTTCCTCGGCGCAGTGCAGGCCGGCATCGCCCGCAATGCCTTGAACGATGCGGTGGCCTTTACCAAGGAGCATGCGCGGCCGATCAAGCACAGCAGCGCCAGCCGCTCGGTGGACGATCCCTATGTGGCGTTTTCCGTGGGTGAGATCTCGGCGCGCGCGTTTGCCGCTGAAGCCGTGGTGTTGCGTGCCGCTGACCGCATCGACGCCGCGTGGGCCAAGGGGCTGGATCACCAGTCGGTGACCCGCGCAGCCATTGACGTGGCCCAGGCGCAATACATCACCGCCGAGTCGGCACTCAAAGCCGCTGAACTGCTGTTTGACGTGGGCGGGGCTTCCACTACCGGACGCAGCCATAACCTTGACCGGCACTGGCGCAATGCGCGCACCGTGGCCAACCATAATCCCCGGCACTGGAAGGCCGCGGTGGTCGGCGCCTATCGGCTCAAGGACACCGAGCCACCGACGTCGGGCTTGTTCTAG
- a CDS encoding dipeptide ABC transporter ATP-binding protein: MSTLVDVQDLRVQFGHTPIINGISFSLAAGECLALVGESGSGKTVTSRTLSGLSGAGSKVQAERLAFAGIDLRQLDDRAWQTLRGAQIGFVMQDALGSLDPLRPVGKEIAEPLRLHTQLDRDARQARVIELLRAVGVPQPELRALQYPHQLSGGLRQRALIASAIAAGPRLLIADEPTTALDATVQAQVLALLESLRSQAMAMLVVSHDLAVVSRLADRVAVMHHGVIVEQGPVEAILHDPQHPYTQSLLRAGRAVHFQRPTRAAPKVASVERFDLPLIEARNLQKTFIGPDAQPHVAVHNASFSLRAGETLGIVGESGSGKTTLTRMLLGLERPDAGDVWLNGRPWSALNDQQRRQLRQRIQVVFQDPQSSFDPRYTVARVLNEALQVAGLPRREWPARTLELLALVRLDPSVLERRPLELSGGQRQRIAIARALAPNPQVLVCDEPVSALDVSVQAQVLALLADLKSRLKLACLFISHDLGVINQVSERVLVMKDGEVVESGTVRDVFDHPQHAYTRALLDAIPQIDRPAPVPEHHFITYAIAI; the protein is encoded by the coding sequence ATGAGTACGTTAGTGGATGTGCAAGACCTGCGGGTGCAGTTTGGCCACACACCGATTATCAACGGCATATCGTTCAGCCTGGCCGCCGGCGAATGCCTGGCGCTGGTGGGCGAGTCTGGCTCGGGCAAAACCGTCACCTCACGCACCCTCAGCGGCCTGAGCGGCGCCGGATCAAAGGTACAGGCCGAACGCCTGGCGTTTGCCGGCATCGACCTGCGCCAGTTGGACGACCGTGCCTGGCAGACCCTGCGCGGTGCGCAGATCGGCTTTGTGATGCAAGACGCCCTCGGCTCCCTCGACCCGCTGCGCCCGGTGGGCAAGGAAATTGCCGAACCGTTGCGCTTGCACACGCAACTGGATCGCGATGCGCGCCAGGCACGGGTCATCGAACTGTTGCGCGCGGTCGGCGTGCCGCAACCGGAGTTGCGCGCCTTGCAGTACCCCCATCAATTGTCGGGCGGGCTGCGCCAGCGGGCCCTGATTGCCTCGGCGATTGCCGCAGGCCCACGGCTGTTGATTGCCGATGAGCCGACCACGGCGCTGGACGCCACGGTACAGGCACAGGTCCTGGCCCTGCTGGAATCCCTGCGTTCCCAGGCCATGGCGATGCTGGTGGTCAGCCATGACCTGGCGGTGGTGTCGCGCCTGGCGGACCGGGTGGCGGTGATGCATCACGGGGTGATTGTCGAGCAGGGCCCGGTGGAGGCGATCCTGCATGATCCGCAGCACCCTTACACCCAATCGCTGCTGCGGGCCGGGCGCGCCGTGCATTTCCAGCGACCGACCCGGGCGGCGCCGAAGGTGGCCAGTGTCGAGCGTTTCGACCTGCCGTTGATCGAGGCGCGCAACCTGCAAAAAACCTTTATCGGCCCCGACGCCCAGCCCCATGTCGCGGTGCACAACGCCAGCTTCAGCCTGCGGGCCGGGGAAACCCTGGGGATTGTCGGCGAGTCCGGCAGTGGCAAGACCACCCTCACCCGCATGCTGCTGGGGCTGGAACGCCCGGACGCCGGCGATGTGTGGCTCAACGGGCGGCCTTGGAGCGCACTCAACGATCAACAACGCCGCCAACTGCGCCAGCGCATCCAGGTGGTGTTCCAGGACCCGCAAAGCTCGTTTGACCCGCGCTACACCGTGGCCCGGGTGCTTAACGAGGCGCTGCAAGTGGCGGGCCTGCCACGCCGGGAATGGCCGGCACGCACCCTGGAGCTGCTGGCGTTGGTGCGCCTGGATCCCAGCGTGCTCGAGCGCCGCCCCCTGGAGCTTTCCGGCGGCCAGCGGCAACGTATCGCCATTGCCCGGGCGCTGGCGCCCAACCCCCAGGTGCTGGTGTGCGACGAGCCGGTGTCGGCCCTGGATGTGTCGGTGCAGGCGCAGGTCCTCGCGCTGCTGGCCGACCTCAAGTCACGCCTGAAACTGGCCTGCCTGTTCATCTCCCACGACCTGGGCGTGATCAACCAGGTCAGCGAACGGGTGCTGGTGATGAAGGACGGCGAAGTGGTGGAAAGCGGCACGGTACGCGACGTATTTGACCACCCCCAACATGCGTACACCCGCGCCCTGCTCGATGCCATCCCGCAGATCGACCGGCCTGCCCCGGTGCCCGAACACCACTTCATTACCTATGCCATTGCCATATAA